From Salvelinus fontinalis isolate EN_2023a chromosome 37, ASM2944872v1, whole genome shotgun sequence, the proteins below share one genomic window:
- the apmap gene encoding adipocyte plasma membrane-associated protein — MNEPEGLRFRRLNRPQIITDELQEPQYKGTSTYSGKVFRVTLVTLGGCLILPLLVVFFLLESPIHPELLSLNEPPLMSGCYEPNFKLREAQRLFEDQLVGPESIANFGDVIYTGTADGKIVKIEGKSITVIARLGKPPCDGSREQEPSCGRPLGIRVGPNGTLFVADAYLGLFEVNPVTGEVTNLVSAGQMVGGRRLSFVNDLDVTQDGRKVYFTDSSSRWQRRDYLNLIMEATADGRVLEYDTETKEVTVLMENLRFANGIQLFPDEESVLVTETTMARIRRVHVSGLNKGGMDTFIDNLPGFPDNIRRSSSGGYWVAMSAVRPNPGFSMLDFLSQKPWIKKLIFKLFSQDMLMKFVPRYSLVIELQESGTCVRSFHDPHGMVAAYVSEAHEHDGHLYLGSFRSPYLCKLDLSKV, encoded by the exons ATGAATGAGCCAGAGGGACTGCGGTTCAGGAGGCTGAACAGACCACAGATTATCACAGACGAATTACAGGAACCCCAATACAAGGGCACCAG TACCTACAGTGGAAAGGTATTCCGTGTGACCCTGGTGACCCTGGGAGGATGCCTGATCCTTCCATTGCTTGTAGTCTTTTTCCTGCTCGAGTCTCCTATTCACCCTGAGCTGCTCAG ccTCAATGAGCCTCCCCTTATGTCTGGGTGTTACGAGCCCAACTTTAAGCTGAGGGAGGCACAGCGGCTGTTTGAGGACCAGCTTGTTGGCCCAGAGTCCATTGCCAACTTCGGAG ATGTGATTTACACAGGTACGGCTGACGGGAAGATAGTGAAGATTGAAGGCAAGAGCATCACTGTTATAGCCAGACTTGGCAAGCCACCGTGTG ATGGATCCCGTGAGCAGGAGCCTAGCTGTGGACGACCCCTGGGTATCAGAGTGGGTCCTAACGGCACCCTGTTTGTAGCTGATGCCTATCTGGGGCTGTTCGAGGTCAACCCTGTCACAG GTGAGGTGACCAACCTGGTGTCGGCTGGGCAGATGGTTGGGGGCCGGAGGCTCTCCTTCGTCAATGACCTGGATGTAACACAGGATGGGAGGAAAGTGTACTTCACAGACTCTAGCAGCAGGTGGCAGCGCAGAGACTACCTTAATCTCATCATGGAGGCCACAGCAGATGGACG TGTGTTAGAGTACGACACAGAGACCAAGGAGGTAACCGTGTTGATGGAGAACCTTCGCTTTGCCAACGGGATCCAGCTTTTCCCTGATGAGGAGTCTGTGCTGGTGACTGAGACTACCATGGCTAGGATTCGCAG GGTTCATGTGTCAGGTCTAAATAAAGGAGGAATGGACACGTTTATTGACAACCTGCCTGGTTTCCCTGACAACATCCGTCGCAGCTCTTCTGGAGGGTACTGGGTGGCCATGTCAGCGGTGCGGCCCAACCCTGGCTTCTCCATGCTGGACTTCCTGTCCCAGAAGCCCTGGATCAAGAAGCTCATCTTTAAG cTCTTCAGCCAAGACATGCTGATGAAGTTTGTGCCTCGCTACAGCCTGGTGATAGAGCTGCAGGAGAGCGGGACGTGCGTGCGTAGCTTCCATGACCCCCACGGTATGGTGGCGGCCTACGTCAGTGAGGCACACGAGCACGACGGCCACCTCTACTTAGGCTCTTTCCGCTCCCCTTACCTCTGCAAGCTGGATCTCAGCAAGGTGTGA
- the LOC129835946 gene encoding cystatin-F-like, with amino-acid sequence MLLLFSGLCLCSIVSCQRYTSVPGSPYNISTDNKGVLKAVLHGAYSFNNQTNDAFLFKPSAIEKAERQLVKGFKYILEVDLSRTVCRKKGHKDADLANCKFQPDGLLQQTFHCDFEVWTMPWLHFMKTIYFVCSPSDRPSTSS; translated from the exons atgcttctcctcttctctgGCTTGTGCCTGTGCTCAATTG TCAGTTGCCAAAGGTATACGTCTGTGCCTGGCTCTCCCTATAACATCAGCACGGATAACAAGGGGGTCCTAAAGGCGGTCCTTCACGGGGCCTACTCATTTAACAACCAGACCAATGATGCTTTTCTCTTCAAGCCATCTGCAATCGAGAAAGCAGAAAGACAG CTTGTAAAGGGGTTCAAATACATTCTGGAAGTAGACCTCTCACGGACTGTGTGCCGCAAAAAGGGGCACAAAGACGCAGACCTGGCCAACTGCAAGTTCCAACCAGATGGTTTGTTACAGCAG ACATTCCACTGTGACTTTGAGGTTTGGACTATGCCTTGGCTCCACTTCATGAAGACTATCTATTTTGTTTGCAGTCCATCTGACCGACCTTCCACTTCTTCATGA